In Helianthus annuus cultivar XRQ/B chromosome 3, HanXRQr2.0-SUNRISE, whole genome shotgun sequence, a single window of DNA contains:
- the LOC110931496 gene encoding uncharacterized protein LOC110931496, translating to MASLVRRAQCFMEITGRNSVSGPDQKLGFDKSKVTCIKCKERGHFKRECPNREVNNHQNPFTNDYYRQAIYHRPNQQPAVQRPQIENKPEKALIVNQDDEKVAEGFSWDKYIPGSDGQAMMAEIVEVSEIVTEPEMIAEDVPAVVEDVSVENVVDIEEIAAEVYYYQSEQEVLASSLKSIIPPKMFESFAGFFEEPTTGSCPRYEEKKESVEELVDVTKEMTGETLKDITDRALMGKLKEVDPELEKSESVNGVEAALNLKLRSIEDDLHESTDVTFSASDTDNESQVIKTVVEQVLDEESDNSEKSQSEKAVSESEDEEFEYELDKFLAEFPPINNKVKQIMKDDVLNVTFNFPKTDEKYDVVFGSVSEGLPRSILSKWIMDSGASRHMTGTLALLYDVKSINGSYVGFAGNQGGRIVGQGTLTNGVMSFEKVNYIVELKNNLLSISQICDKFISVHFTKNECVIIKPGFEIPDEMVLLRAPRENDLNGKRINYVASKDGPYTCSKNEFSSTQ from the exons atggcaagtTTGGTTAGAAGGGCACAATGCTTTATGGAGATCACAGGCAGAAACAGTGTCTCAGGTCCTGATCAGAAGCTAGGGTTCGACAAATCGAAAGTTACCTGCATCAAGTGTAAAGAACGTggccatttcaagagagaatgcccgaACCGTGAAGTGAACAACCATCAGAACCCGTTCACAAACGATTATTATAGGCAGGCAATCTATCATCGGCCTAACCAACAACCTGCTGTTCAGAGGCCGCAAATCGAGAACAAACCGGAGAAGGCTCTTATTGTGAATCAAGACGATGAAAAAGTAGCCGAAGggttcagttgggataaatatatccctGGAAGTGATGGGCAGGCCATGATGGCAGAAATTGTTGAAGTATCGGAGATAGTGACTGAGCCAGAAATGATTGCTGAAGATGTTCCAGCAGTTGTTGAAGATGTTTCTGTTGAGAATGTGGTTGACATTGAAGAAATCGCTGCAGAAGTTTACTATTATCAATCAGAACAGGAAGTATTGGCAAGCTCTTTGAAATCAATAATACCTCCTAAAAtgtttgaatcttttgcaggtttttTCGAAGAACCGACGACTGGATCGTGTCCAAGAtacgaagaaaagaaagaatcTGTAGAGGAACTGGTAGATGTGACAAAAGAGATGACTGGAGAGACGTTGAAAGACATTACTGACAGAGCCCTCATGGGAAAGCTGAAAGAGGTAGACCCAGAACTCGAGAAGTCAGAGTCTGTCA atggggtggaagctgctttgaaTCTCAAGTTGAGATCAATTGAGGATGATTTGCATGAGAGCACTGATGTTACATTCTCTGCATCCGACACCGACAACGAATCACAGGTTATCAAAACCGTTGTCGAGCAGGTgttagatgaagagagtgataactctgaGAAGTCTCAATCTGAGAAAGCTGTTAGTGAGTCTGAAGATGAGG AATTTGAATATGAACTTGACAAATTTCTTGCTGAGTTTCCCCCGATTAACAACAAAGTAAAACAAATTATGAAAGATGATGTTCttaatgtcacatttaactttcctaaaACAGATGAGAAGTATGATGTAGTGTTTGGCAGTGTGTCTGAG gggctgcccaggtCTATCCTTTCGAAGTGGATCATGGACAGTGGtgcatcgagacatatgacagggacgCTAGCTCTTCTTTACGACGTCAAATCAATAAATGGAAGTTATGTGGGCTTCGCCGGAAATCAAGGCGGGAGAATTGTTGGACAGGGAACGTTGACGAATGGTGTCATGTCATTCGAGAAAGTGAACTATATCGTAGAGTTGAAAAACAATTTACTTAGTATTTCGCAAATATGTGATAAATTTATCAGTGTACATTTCACAAAGAACGAGTGTGTGATTATAAAACCGGGGTTTgaaatccctgatgagatggtgttgttgcGTGCTCCGCGGGAGAACGACct caacggaaaaagaatcaaTTATGTGGCATCAAAAGATGGGCCATATACATGTTCGAAAAATGAATTTTCTAGTACACaatga